A window of Anas acuta chromosome 5, bAnaAcu1.1, whole genome shotgun sequence genomic DNA:
agaacagatttttttttttttttttttttaggagggGGAGGATTAACAGGAGCAGAAGCAggtgggaagagagaaaaaggggtTGGGATTtgtgtttgatttctttttcagtgtcttCCCAGGAAGATTCTGACCATTCCCTATTCATTTCTCTACTCAGTACGGCATAGCTGCTCCCTGCAATCAGAACTGTTGTATAAATAGCAGATTTTACATTTTGGTTAGGCCATGGAAGGAATTCCCTCTGACAGACTTACAGAATTCCAATGCTCTTCTCatctgggaaaatattttgaaaaaatacacaacataTATTGGGAATTGCAGTGCCAAGTGTAGCACAACGATTAATTCTTAGGTGCCCTGTCAGTAAGATTTTCTACTCTCCAAGAGGCGCAGGATTCAGAGAGGCCAGCAAGCAGAAGTAGGGACCTATATAAATTAGGCAGTATGATGAGAGGGAGAGGCAGATCTGGAACACAGCCCAAGATCCTCAGCTGGGAAGTTTTGCCAGAATTAAAGAGGTCTGGTGACTGTACTGGTCACTAGGCAACTCATTTGTGGTATTAGAGTCATATTCAAATCCCTGCTGGCTCCTTTGGATGAACTTGTCAGACTCACTTCTTAGAATTACTCTACTTTGCATACAAAAAGGTGTCTggcaagaaaagaagaaacGACGCATGGAAGAACTTCAAATAGTGCAATCCTTTCTTCCAGAGAAGATCCAGAAAGAATATTACAactgtgcatttattttcttgaagctGCTCCTGAAATTCAcgttaataaaataataatgtgcCATCTGAGATCAGGATTCTGCTACCTTGCTACTTTCATTTTAGTGACAGAGGCTCATCTGAAACTGTGCTTCAAATAATCGTGTGTATAGAAATAAACACATGCAAGAGACCaactacagaaacaaaatcacCTATAAACTTCAAATCATAATACGTGAGCAATATTAGGAAACCAAACTGATGGTTTTCCATCTCACTGCCACTGGCTGCAAAACCAAGGGGTTGGGTTCCATTCTGTTCACACGCTGAAGGGGCGAAGTACAAAACACTACATCAGCAAAACCTGAAATAGATACAAACACCCTACACTGCAGGCCTAGCTCTTTTGGAAAACATCTAAGCAaccaaaatgccatttttcaaCAAAAGTAGGGCTTTAATTTGTTCCAGAGGATAACAGattgtctgttttttttaagcttacaGCATATACGTGTTCAGAATAGAATCCTCATATAAGCTTAATTTTGAGAAAGGAAGGCAGTGCTTAAAATACCTTTTACTCTGTCCAGTTACTGAAATAGAGGAATATCTACTAACATTTTGAAGTCATTTTACTGTGgatacagaaatgtttttattgctttggtAAGAGACTGACAAAATTACTTTTGGTAAGagactgtatttatttactaaaaatggcatttttagtaaataataaaataaaaatggcatttttagtaaataaatacaggagTAATAGCAACTAATCTTATTGCAAAACAAATCTAAAATATAGTTCTTCCTGCATTTTAGTAATGATGTATAAATGtggaataaaatgtttattttttatgaaggCAAAATATTGCTCAGCAAGTAATCACCAAGTGTCAacagcaaaagatgaaaaaccTCATCGAGAACTCCCAACAGCCTAGTGTGATTTACAAAGCTTCAGAGAATAATCTTTCACACATTCAGATGGTTCTGAGTGTCCATCTGAACTGAAGATGCACaataaagtatataaatacaCACCACATTAGGGTTACAAATGCCTATAAAATTCCATTCCAAAATTCCATtacactgcttttctttcactaaGGGAAATAGGAGAAAAAGTTGATTTAATCAATTGATTTAaattgattaaataaaaaaagctacTTAGCTGAATTTATACTATTAGATTTCCAGGTTATCTTTCATCaatcattttgtgtgtgtgtgtgtgtgtgtgtgtgtgtgtgttgatttttgtggtttttttttttttgtgtgtgtgtgtttttttttttttccacaaaaatgaCAACATGTTTTCTAATGCTACACTACttaaatgcaggaaaaaaaaacacattttggctattttattttttttttaatctagtcAATACATACTTCAAAGCATACTTTTTTCTTACCTAGTCCTTTTTCTCCCTTGGCAACATTTTCATTGGGACTTTGACATTGTGCTTTTGAAATAACCTTTCTGTTTTCCACTAGGCATGGtagtttctctttcaaaatggGAGGTTCTTTGGCAGCTGAAGTCCATGTAACTTGACTTCTCATTTGATTTACTCTTGAACAAGAACCAAGGTCTAAAAAACTGAAGTATACTGGagttttctcagcttttttaTCTGAAGTTGAAAGATCAAAGGATGACCTTCCACTTACATTTACTAAATTTCCAGATGTTCTCATGGGTAAAGAGCATGATTCTTTCAGGTGACCCTCAGCAAACTTCCTTCCTGGAACTGTACTGTGCAGTgatccttttttctcttttaacaaCGTATTATTTATTGAATTATCATTAATCTCCAGGGAATGTCCATTTTTGATGAACTGTGTCTGAATATCATCATTAAGTTTTTCACATAGAAAAAATTTTTCTGTACTAATTCCATCTGTTGGGACTTTATGAACAGTTATTTCAAGATCAGCAGCCTTTACTGGAGATGCAGCTTCAGCATTCAGCGTGCATGTATTTGTATCACCTCCTGATTGCTCAGTACTGCCTTGTTCAGTTTGTTTGCTGCGCATATCATCAACATTTATTCCTCTGTCTACTTTTTCAGGGCATAAGTTTGAAGTACCTGTAACAGGCATATTACTACTGTGTTCTtttgcagcagcactggcacttGCATTGTTACAACAAACAGAGGGTGTATTTTGAGCATCAGTAGCTGGAAACCCAGTACTCCTTGGTGCACTATTTCTGTtcatgtttctgtctttgtcattgtaatttctttcttcagcatCTACATCTGTCTGTTTAAAAGGAAACTTATTTCTGTGTAAACCACTCAGCTTTAACAagattttttctgttctatGTAATCTGTTACCTACATAATTATCACTGTCCAGCAAGCTACATTTCTGGTATTCTGTCTGAGAGTTCTCCTTAGCATAAGGAAGGATGCCAAAATTGAATTCTTTCACTTGATGATTATCGGTCGTTCGCTCACACACAACATTCTTCTCAGTGCAGAAAACTGCTTCAGACTCTTTTTCAGATGCTTCAGACATAAGGACACTGTTGTGCTCTATAGTATTTGATTGTTTGTCTGCCTCAGTACAAATTGATTCATGTGTAGTATTACACAATTCTTGCTTACTAGAATGGGTGTCTTGACTCGCATTTTTCTCATAGAAAACTGTGTCAGTGCTGTCTAAAAATACCTTCCTTGTTTCTGTGTGGCATGCGGCCACTGGATCAGTACTGTCCTGTAGCTTTTGTTCTAAATTCGCATTGCTTTCCTCCAATAGCATTCTATGTGTAGTTCCTagattttctgcttctttgcacTCAGCGACATGTATTTCAGAGGTCTGTCCTTGGGTAATTAAATCAGTATCTGTGCAGAGGGTATTCCTGGGAGAAAcctccctttgcttttcttcataatGGCTAGCAACATTAATTTCATccttaaaactgttttcaggaACTTGTAAATCTGTTAAAGTGTATTCTCTAGTTAGCAATAGATGATGAAGAGGTTAAATAAAGCAATGTTTTCACAGTTTAAAGCTTCCAAATATAGTTTCAAGGTTAGTATCAATGCAGATTTTTCTTACATTAGAGCAATATTTCAATACACatacaaataaagcaaaaaattgCTGAAGACAAATATTATTgcaatttataaaatatttatagcctgttcaaatagaaaatatattaacattCCGTACAGTTTAGTCATGGATTATATTGAATatatactgaaatatttccCAATTGGTATTTGCCAGCCTTACTGAAAGGGTGTTACATGAAACTATAACACGCTTAATCAACTCATGTTTGTCTAACAAAGTTTGTCAGTGGTCTACTACTGTGATTATTTGTCTTTGGTTTTTGGAAATGGCATTTCTAGCtaataaaaaccaaaacagaagcCAAACCCAATTAAGCAACTATGTTTGTACCAAAAGCAATCTGCTACAACTTGATGGCAGTGAGCCAGTGAGGAATAACTAAAGCATTTCAACATCAGAAAggtgttttctgaaaaatacactTGGATGCTATGAGCACCGATCCTTTAAAGCAATAATTTTACAGTCAATAATCTTTTAAATTTCCACTTACCTTTGTTACAATTTTAGAAACTAAGCATTAAAGACttaagtacattttctttaggCTTCAAAAAATTACTTAGTGGAGTTATAAAGTACTTTGGGTAGGAAAGTATTATGTGTTTATCAAAGCATTATTCCCCAGGAACAGACTTTCACTTTCATGTGCAGGGCAAGTAGTCTTGTGcccattttcattgttttatggGAAAGGGAagttcttccttgtttttgctttcataCACTTCTAAATACATAATTCATCTTAACCCTTACTCACTTCTGAACTGGCATACAGGAGAAGGTATTGCAACAGCCTGAGGAGTGACAATACACAGATCTAACTTTATGTCCCAGGGCAGCCATCAGAAGTACTGTATTTTCATTCAGAGCCTTGTGAGTTTATCACATGTCAGCATTACTGACACCAAGAATTTTACTGTTGttagtagaaaaaatatttgattcaGGACTCGAGCATTCTCTTATCACATACTGTAATGTAAATAGTTATCCTTTTATCAACAATATTACTTATCTCTACTATCCGGGTAATCTTATTACTTTGCTCTATCTGTAATTCCTCAGTGCTTAAGGAGTTTTTTACTTCAATTTCATCTTCATGTCCAAGAATACTGTCTTTTCTTAGTATAGATTGCATACTCTCGTTTTCATTCTGAATAGTCTGcatttcactgtattttgaTGGTTCTTGACCACTCtagaacaagggggaaaaaaattacaaatagtTTAATAAACCACTAGAGTCTctgattaaatttaaattcaagACCTGAATTAGTCTTCACTATTCTGATGAAAGCCAAAGACCATTCTCCTGAAATACACCAAGTTAATgtaaatgggaaggaaaaaaaaaggcaggtcAGCACCCTagaagagcaggaaagaaattaGGCCCTGCTATATTACAgccaacaggagaaaaaaaaaaaaaaaaaaaaaaaaaaaaaaagtacactgaTTGACAGAgtttttcagaggaaggaagatATTTTCAACATCTTCTGACTGGATTACTCCCTCTGTCTGCAGGCTAGATCAGTGACCTGCTCAGTAATTACATGTGGAAAAAACCTGCATAATTGCTAATTACATTCaaacacatgcatacacacattaacacttttttcttcttctaacaAACCACCTGGGATTTTTAACTGTTTCAGAGGCAAATATGTCTTATGAATTTTCACTTGATTAAACTGCTCATTCCTCATTCCCTCCCAGCTGGATTATGAACCTGAACAATCAAACTCAACAGGAGTAGAAGCCTGAGAGATGTTAAATTCCATAAAGTTCTGTGACAACTGGAAGCTGAACTGAAGAAACAccctaaacaaaaaaaaacaatccttcCACTTGCCTagccctccttcctccctccctccacacacacacaaaaaaaaaaaaaaaaaaaaagggaaaagacaaGGCATCATTTATCTGTTCTGTTCTTGACAGCTGAAGGCAGGAGCACATGCTGGCTCAGATAAAAGTAGGTAGCtgtgggagggagcaggggcaccGCTTAGTCCATAAAAGACAAGAGAAGAAGCTGAAGATACTTGGGTGGCTGGAGGTGTTGCAGAAGG
This region includes:
- the CCDC73 gene encoding coiled-coil domain-containing protein 73, producing the protein MDEDFKPQTLDSSLQSPSETLISIRLLDFKTSLLEAIEELRIRRETEINYEDQISKIVVEKQELEWQKETLQHQTDILQQQNKEAMAAFKKQLQARMFAMEEEKGKYQLAVETKEKEIDGLKETLKTLQISKYILQKKLNEMDQKLQLHLAAREEHHKKLNEVERCYATIVCQFGIVKGVHGQLEHSVQEAIQLNKKLTSVNKKQETEISNLKEELKKVTTDLIRSKVTSQYRVGEENINLAPKEKQFQELQQKIRMEEAISKKVREENTQIKGEKLEILSSLQRVQELLQRITQTNIRMESELNALKEEYQTLERDNELQREKAKENEEKFLNLQNEHEKALRTWKKDEENMRREIAAIKNELNSLKGAQGHLEDYPPPLGNQYAEQVESPQIHSTVQPIPTNGSGQEPSKYSEMQTIQNENESMQSILRKDSILGHEDEIEVKNSLSTEELQIEQNLQVPENSFKDEINVASHYEEKQREVSPRNTLCTDTDLITQGQTSEIHVAECKEAENLGTTHRMLLEESNANLEQKLQDSTDPVAACHTETRKVFLDSTDTVFYEKNASQDTHSSKQELCNTTHESICTEADKQSNTIEHNSVLMSEASEKESEAVFCTEKNVVCERTTDNHQVKEFNFGILPYAKENSQTEYQKCSLLDSDNYVGNRLHRTEKILLKLSGLHRNKFPFKQTDVDAEERNYNDKDRNMNRNSAPRSTGFPATDAQNTPSVCCNNASASAAAKEHSSNMPVTGTSNLCPEKVDRGINVDDMRSKQTEQGSTEQSGGDTNTCTLNAEAASPVKAADLEITVHKVPTDGISTEKFFLCEKLNDDIQTQFIKNGHSLEINDNSINNTLLKEKKGSLHSTVPGRKFAEGHLKESCSLPMRTSGNLVNVSGRSSFDLSTSDKKAEKTPVYFSFLDLGSCSRVNQMRSQVTWTSAAKEPPILKEKLPCLVENRKVISKAQCQSPNENVAKGEKGLGSISSNRAADTLSTSNIHRDPQGDPSEEWNATAKTFYDSSFPTEHVKEGFTASHEQKSSQVTVSPAKNKRMLGDEGSCSTHNSNIQNQIEEIEKFLQLERLCSSRKRKHEDRE